In a single window of the Nymphalis io chromosome 20, ilAglIoxx1.1, whole genome shotgun sequence genome:
- the LOC126776272 gene encoding NGFI-A-binding protein homolog, producing the protein MCASEKGDMESPGEDTGRGAPPHAPAQPNGSNKIIGRNVNGTMVVTSAPANEAELQLYRVMQRASLLAYYDTLLEMGGDDVQQLCDAGEEEFLEIMALVGMASKPLHVRRLQKALQEWVNNPALFQIPIVPNLCPTDNPFMQCNQRILNIPPSIPNLPRTVASPDNNRPMYSPSPGAPENSCGSNTSAPNASPVHSHAGTFTKIVLPPSPAPTAPVTTTARSFSPQSACPPASSGSSPSSVTSPVQLTPVLLDIHVQKLAAAAEKLSKHLPQLEPKPQNTKKKMCKELELVMMMPESDPRRMEEIRKYAAIYGRFDCKRKPEKPLTLHEVMVNEAAAQICRCVPALLTRRDELFPLARQLVRRAGLHYSKHGLPPTTATEERERDEDETPSKRPRQDGDDGNGVRASPDTARSSNHSWWGMKTESDDADSRCSYSSTSTPPPEGEEARPQVVAARGDSIIAVANPALQPPHPARNHSN; encoded by the exons TGGTAGTGACGTCAGCCCCAGCCAACGAAGCCGAACTACAGCTGTACCGAGTGATGCAACGTGCCAGTCTCCTGGCATACTACGACACGCTTCTCGAAATGG GTGGTGATGATGTCCAGCAGCTGTGTGATGCTGGTGAAGAGGAATTCTTAGAAATAATGGCTCTAGTTGGGATGGCGTCAAAACCTCTCCACGTGAGACGACTCCAAAAAGCCCTGCAAGAATGGGTTAACAATCCAGCCCTTTTTCAGATACCTATCGTCCCGAACCTTTGCCCCACCGACAACCCTTTTATGCAATGCAACCAAAGAATCCTAAATATACCGCCTTCAATCCCAAATTTACCTAGAACAGTTGCCTCGCCTGATAACAATAGGCCAATGTACAGCCCCTCACCTGGTGCTCCAGAGAATAGCTGCGGATCCAATACCTCGGCACCAAACGCGAGTCCTGTACATAGTCACGCTGGAACGTTTACGAAAATCGTTCTTCCCCCCTCTCCAGCCCCCACCGCGCCAGTAACCACAACAGCGAGATCCTTCTCTCCTCAGAGTGCCTGTCCGCCAGCCTCTTCTGGCTCTAGTCCTAGCTCTGTCACCTCTCCAGTACAACTAACGCCGGTTCTTCTAGATATTCATGTGCAGAAGTTGGCGGCAGCGGCGGAAAAATTAAGCAAACATTTGCCACAATTGGAACCAAAGCCTCAGAATACGAAAAAGAAGATGTGTAAAGAGTTGGAACTGGTGATGATGATGCCGGAATCAGATCCGAGGAGGATGGAGGAAATAAGGAAGTATGCGGCGATCTATGGGAGGTTTGACTGCAAACGGAAGCCAGAGAAACCGCTCACACTTCATGAG GTAATGGTCAACGAGGCCGCCGCTCAGATTTGCAGATGTGTTCCTGCATTGCTCACTCGTCGCGATGAGTTGTTCCCGCTGGCGCGGCAGTTGGTCAGACGGGCTGGTCTGCACTACTCTAAGCATGG TCTCCCACCAACCACCGCAACAGAGGAGCGGGAACGTGACGAGGACGAGACGCCCAGTAAACGACCGCGGCAG GATGGAGACGATGGCAATGGAGTCAGGGCCAGTCCGGACACCGCTAGAAGCTCGAatcacag CTGGTGGGGGATGAAGACCGAGAGCGATGACGCGGACTCACGGTGTTCGTATTCCAGCACTAGCACTCCACCACCT GAGGGCGAGGAGGCGCGGCCGCAGGTGGTGGCGGCGCGCGGCGACAGCATCATCGCCGTCGCCAACCCCGCGCTGCAGCCGCCGCACCCCGCGCGCAACCACTCCAACTGA